A portion of the Oxynema aestuarii AP17 genome contains these proteins:
- a CDS encoding CAP domain-containing protein produces MKLTLLEKVRKFGILGAIGAIAPLWAGCTFSVVLESEKSSSPTPTVEVTSSPTVASGSFAEMEREVFRQVNQYRQSQNLPPLETNDRIAREARSHSQAMAEGRVPFSHDGFEGRVEAIGSALTYRSAAENVAYNQGFGDPVSQAVRGWIESPGHQKNMVGDFDLTGVGIAKNTQGEYYFTQIFIKKSQQ; encoded by the coding sequence GTGAAACTAACTTTGTTAGAAAAAGTCCGCAAGTTTGGCATACTCGGGGCGATCGGGGCGATCGCCCCCCTGTGGGCGGGATGTACGTTTTCAGTCGTCCTGGAGTCGGAGAAGTCGTCATCACCTACACCGACTGTAGAAGTGACGAGTTCGCCGACGGTCGCTTCCGGGTCTTTCGCCGAAATGGAACGAGAGGTTTTCCGACAAGTGAATCAATATCGGCAATCCCAGAACTTGCCGCCGTTAGAGACGAACGATCGCATTGCCCGGGAGGCGCGATCGCACAGTCAGGCAATGGCTGAGGGTCGCGTCCCGTTCAGTCACGATGGCTTTGAAGGGCGAGTCGAGGCGATCGGCTCCGCTCTCACTTATCGCTCTGCCGCAGAAAATGTAGCATACAATCAGGGCTTCGGCGATCCCGTCAGCCAAGCCGTTCGCGGCTGGATCGAGAGTCCGGGCCATCAAAAAAACATGGTCGGGGATTTTGATTTAACGGGAGTTGGAATCGCGAAAAACACTCAGGGAGAATATTATTTCACCCAAATTTTTATTAAAAAAAGTCAACAGTAG
- a CDS encoding rhodanese-like domain-containing protein, which produces MNPLSRLIPVIPPLKARSLASDLKARLDWGEPALTIVDVRDRDDFNEAHICGAVSIPRAQLLDRALRFLELTRDIYIYGTSDEETARAAGELRRAGYRKVSELRGGVAAWKAFGFPIESSARCV; this is translated from the coding sequence ATGAACCCTCTCAGTCGCTTAATTCCCGTGATTCCCCCGTTGAAGGCGCGATCGCTCGCCTCCGACCTCAAAGCGCGCTTGGATTGGGGCGAACCTGCGCTGACAATCGTAGACGTGCGCGATCGCGACGACTTCAACGAAGCTCACATCTGCGGCGCCGTCTCCATTCCCCGGGCTCAACTCCTCGATCGCGCCCTGCGCTTTTTAGAATTGACCCGCGACATTTACATCTACGGCACCAGCGACGAAGAAACCGCCCGCGCCGCCGGAGAATTGCGACGGGCCGGCTATCGCAAAGTCTCCGAACTGCGTGGCGGCGTGGCGGCGTGGAAAGCCTTCGGATTTCCGATCGAGTCTTCGGCGCGCTGCGTTTAA
- a CDS encoding molybdopterin molybdotransferase MoeA, which yields MLSVRDAQSIILDLVRPFDPQTDIETVDLSSCGDRLLATPLSANADFPYWDNSAMDGYAVRYQDVSGASPDRPLPLQIVTEIAAGTTPQTAIAPGQAARIFTGAMMPPGADTVVMQEQTRRTGDRVEILASPAEKGDFVRLAGSFYRAGTSLLPAGVRLGAADVALLAIAQCSRVPVYRRPRVAILSTGNELVPPGTPLQAGQLVDSNQYALATAVTAAGAIPLLSGIVPDRPDALKQAIARTLEQADLVLSTGGVSVGDYDYVEQILEELGGQIHVKSVAVKPGKPLTVADFSAETDRPNRLYFGLPGNPVSALVTFWRFVRPALKKLAGERQGWGPTFLTARSRHELKGAGRRETYLWGKLHPVSGGYEFELSQGSHSSGNLINLAQTTALAVVEVDRGPIAPGELVSVMLV from the coding sequence ATGTTGTCCGTCCGAGACGCGCAATCGATTATTCTAGACCTCGTGCGACCGTTCGACCCGCAAACCGATATCGAAACGGTCGATTTGTCATCTTGCGGCGATCGCCTGCTCGCCACCCCCCTGTCCGCCAACGCCGACTTTCCCTATTGGGATAACTCCGCAATGGACGGGTACGCCGTGCGCTACCAAGACGTAAGCGGCGCCAGTCCCGATCGCCCCCTCCCGTTGCAGATCGTCACCGAAATTGCCGCCGGAACGACCCCGCAAACGGCGATCGCCCCCGGACAAGCGGCCCGCATTTTCACCGGGGCGATGATGCCCCCAGGAGCCGATACCGTGGTCATGCAGGAACAGACCCGGCGAACGGGCGATCGCGTCGAAATTCTCGCTTCCCCCGCCGAAAAGGGCGATTTCGTGCGGCTAGCAGGTTCGTTTTACCGGGCGGGAACCTCCTTACTGCCTGCGGGGGTTCGCCTCGGTGCTGCCGACGTCGCCCTGCTGGCGATCGCCCAATGTAGCCGAGTCCCGGTGTACCGCCGTCCCCGAGTCGCCATCCTCTCCACCGGAAACGAACTCGTCCCCCCCGGCACCCCCTTACAAGCGGGGCAGCTCGTCGATTCCAACCAATACGCCCTCGCGACCGCCGTCACGGCTGCCGGAGCCATTCCCCTGCTTTCGGGAATCGTTCCCGACCGACCCGACGCCCTCAAACAGGCGATCGCCCGCACCTTAGAGCAAGCCGACCTCGTTCTTTCCACCGGAGGCGTCTCCGTCGGCGATTACGATTACGTCGAGCAAATTTTAGAAGAATTAGGCGGTCAAATTCACGTTAAATCCGTCGCCGTCAAACCGGGCAAACCCCTCACCGTCGCCGACTTTAGTGCCGAAACCGACCGACCGAACCGCCTCTATTTCGGCCTGCCGGGAAATCCAGTTTCGGCATTAGTCACCTTTTGGCGCTTCGTGCGACCCGCCCTTAAAAAATTGGCCGGAGAACGCCAGGGATGGGGGCCGACCTTTCTCACCGCCCGATCGCGCCACGAATTGAAAGGAGCGGGCCGTCGGGAAACCTATCTGTGGGGCAAACTCCATCCCGTCTCCGGAGGATACGAATTTGAACTGTCCCAAGGCTCTCACAGTTCCGGAAATCTGATTAATTTAGCGCAAACCACCGCCTTAGCCGTCGTCGAGGTCGATCGCGGTCCGATCGCCCCGGGAGAACTCGTCAGCGTCATGCTCGTGTAA
- the trpB gene encoding tryptophan synthase subunit beta has product MTTTPRPSQSTPSNDNRPQPDNLGRFGPFGGKYVPETLMPALAELEAAYAQYRNDPDFQNELNGLLRDYVGRPSPLYFAERLTAHYARPDGSGPQIYLKREDLNHTGAHKINNALAQALLARRMGKKRIIAETGAGQHGVATATVCARFGLDCVIYMGVHDMDRQALNVFRMRLMGAEVRPVEAGTGTLKDATSEAIRDWVTNVETTHYILGSVAGPHPYPMMVRDFHAIIGEETRQQCQEKWGGLPDILLACVGGGSNAMGLFHEFVKDTQVRLIGVEAAGEGVSTLKHAATLTKGRVGVLHGAMSYLLQDEDGQVVEAHSISAGLDYPGVGPEHSYLKDIGRAEYYSVSDREAVAAFERLSRLEGIIPALETSHAIAYLETLCPQLEGSPRLILNCSGRGDKDVQTVAKFLNPGE; this is encoded by the coding sequence GTGACCACTACTCCAAGACCTTCTCAATCGACCCCCTCCAACGACAACCGCCCGCAACCGGACAACCTCGGACGCTTCGGCCCGTTCGGCGGTAAATACGTTCCCGAAACCCTGATGCCCGCCCTGGCGGAACTCGAAGCCGCCTACGCGCAATATCGCAACGACCCCGACTTCCAAAACGAACTCAACGGCTTATTGCGCGACTACGTAGGACGCCCCAGCCCCCTCTATTTCGCCGAACGACTGACGGCCCACTACGCCCGACCCGACGGAAGTGGACCCCAAATCTATCTCAAACGGGAAGACCTCAACCATACCGGGGCGCACAAAATTAACAACGCCCTCGCCCAAGCTCTCCTCGCCAGACGCATGGGCAAAAAGCGAATTATCGCGGAAACCGGGGCCGGACAGCACGGCGTGGCGACGGCGACGGTTTGCGCCCGTTTCGGACTCGATTGCGTTATTTATATGGGCGTCCACGATATGGACCGCCAAGCGCTCAACGTGTTCAGAATGCGACTGATGGGGGCCGAAGTGCGCCCGGTGGAAGCCGGAACCGGAACCCTGAAAGATGCGACCTCGGAAGCGATTCGCGACTGGGTAACCAATGTGGAAACCACCCACTACATCCTCGGTTCCGTTGCCGGACCTCACCCCTATCCGATGATGGTGCGCGATTTCCACGCGATTATCGGCGAGGAAACGCGGCAACAGTGCCAGGAAAAATGGGGCGGTCTGCCGGATATTCTGCTCGCCTGTGTCGGCGGCGGTTCTAACGCGATGGGGCTGTTTCACGAGTTTGTCAAAGATACCCAAGTGCGGCTGATCGGTGTGGAAGCAGCAGGGGAAGGGGTGAGTACCCTCAAACATGCGGCGACGCTGACGAAAGGGCGCGTGGGCGTGCTGCATGGGGCGATGAGTTACTTGCTGCAAGATGAGGACGGGCAAGTGGTGGAAGCTCATTCGATCAGTGCGGGTTTGGATTACCCGGGGGTCGGCCCGGAACATAGTTATCTTAAAGATATCGGACGGGCGGAATATTACAGCGTCAGCGATCGCGAGGCGGTGGCTGCATTCGAGCGTTTGTCTCGTTTGGAAGGGATTATCCCGGCGCTGGAAACATCTCACGCGATCGCCTATCTGGAAACTTTGTGTCCGCAATTGGAAGGATCGCCGCGTTTGATCCTCAACTGTTCGGGACGCGGGGATAAAGATGTGCAAACTGTAGCGAAGTTTTTAAATCCGGGCGAGTGA
- the cobO gene encoding cob(I)yrinic acid a,c-diamide adenosyltransferase: MPATTDSVESGLTAEQYRQKMQRRKAVQEERLKASNREKGLIIVNTGNGKGKTTAALGMVMRSLGHGYRVGIVQFIKGAWEPAEKAVLNQWSEQLEFFAMGEGFTWETQDRDRDIQKALEAWQKALEFLHQPEYKLVLLDEINVAMKLGYLPVETVLAGLDQKPEDTHAILTGRGAPDALIDRADLVTEMRLVKHPFREQGVKAQPGIEY, encoded by the coding sequence ATGCCAGCAACGACCGATTCTGTAGAATCGGGTTTGACGGCGGAACAATACCGCCAAAAGATGCAACGCCGCAAGGCGGTTCAAGAGGAACGGCTGAAGGCGTCAAACCGCGAAAAGGGTTTGATTATTGTCAATACGGGCAATGGGAAAGGAAAAACCACGGCGGCCCTCGGAATGGTGATGCGATCGCTCGGTCACGGATATCGGGTCGGTATTGTGCAGTTTATCAAAGGAGCCTGGGAACCTGCGGAAAAGGCGGTGTTAAACCAGTGGTCGGAGCAACTGGAGTTTTTCGCGATGGGGGAAGGCTTTACCTGGGAAACGCAAGATCGCGATCGCGATATCCAAAAGGCTCTCGAAGCTTGGCAGAAAGCATTAGAATTCCTGCACCAACCGGAGTACAAGTTGGTTTTACTCGACGAGATTAATGTAGCGATGAAACTGGGTTATCTGCCCGTCGAAACCGTACTGGCAGGTCTCGACCAAAAACCGGAAGATACCCACGCGATTCTAACCGGGCGCGGCGCCCCGGACGCCCTCATCGATCGCGCGGATTTGGTCACGGAAATGCGCCTGGTCAAGCATCCCTTCCGGGAACAGGGAGTGAAAGCTCAACCGGGAATTGAATATTAG
- a CDS encoding ribonuclease H-like domain-containing protein: protein MTLKDFQVGDRDLTEAQLNAYLEAEAIAVDTETMGLLPQRDRLCLVQLCDPHDRVTVVRIARGQTDAPFLKRLLEAEKTVKVFHYARFDVAALRYHLSIEVQPIFCTKIASKLARTYTPRHGLKDVVLELERVELDKSAQSSDWGNADNLSEAQLSYAANDVRYLLSVRHKLMKMLQREERWELAQQCFSCIPVFVSLDLLQYKDLFAH, encoded by the coding sequence ATGACATTAAAAGATTTTCAGGTTGGCGATCGCGATTTAACTGAAGCGCAATTGAATGCGTATCTGGAGGCGGAGGCGATCGCCGTCGATACGGAAACCATGGGATTGTTACCGCAGCGCGATCGCTTGTGTTTGGTGCAGTTGTGCGATCCGCACGATCGCGTCACGGTGGTTCGGATCGCCCGAGGGCAGACAGATGCACCCTTTTTAAAGCGGTTATTGGAAGCCGAAAAGACGGTGAAAGTGTTTCACTACGCCCGTTTTGACGTGGCAGCCCTTCGCTACCACCTGTCGATTGAGGTGCAACCCATATTTTGTACCAAAATTGCCAGCAAGTTAGCTCGCACTTATACCCCCCGTCATGGGTTGAAAGATGTGGTTCTGGAATTAGAACGGGTGGAACTGGACAAAAGCGCCCAAAGTTCCGATTGGGGGAATGCAGACAACCTTTCGGAAGCGCAACTGAGTTATGCGGCGAATGACGTGCGCTACTTGCTCTCAGTCCGGCATAAGTTGATGAAAATGTTGCAGCGAGAGGAACGCTGGGAGTTGGCGCAGCAGTGTTTTAGTTGCATCCCGGTATTCGTTTCTTTAGATTTGCTGCAATACAAAGATCTGTTCGCGCATTAG